The genomic stretch ATCGCGCCTTGCCCGGCGCTGGTTGTACATCCGTTCAGTGAATCCGCCCTCTTCCAAGAATTTCCGCTCTAGGCTCTTAATCTGTCTGTGTAGGAGGTAGCTCGCCTGGTTGATCAGGCAGATCATGGTGTTGGCTGCAGTTTCCGCCGAGCTGAGTTTGAAAGCGTCGGACGGGTCGGATTTGTCTGACAAGTCGGACCAGTCTGACAAGAACTTTTTTCTTGCTGAAAGCGC from Candidatus Aminicenantes bacterium encodes the following:
- a CDS encoding four helix bundle suffix domain-containing protein, with amino-acid sequence HDQMVQAARSGVQNIAEASMASATSKKTELKLTGVARASLEELLLDYEDYLRQHGLRLWDKNSPEALSARKKFLSDWSDLSDKSDPSDAFKLSSAETAANTMICLINQASYLLHRQIKSLERKFLEEGGFTERMYNQRRARRDRP